Proteins from one Cicer arietinum cultivar CDC Frontier isolate Library 1 chromosome 3, Cicar.CDCFrontier_v2.0, whole genome shotgun sequence genomic window:
- the LOC101515086 gene encoding aspartic proteinase 36-like isoform X1, whose translation MRVPVLVAFAAMAVTVTVAYGGFPGNYLPLERTIPLNHEVELTALRARDRARHGRILQGVGGIVDFSVQGTSDPYLVGLYFTKVKMGSPAKEFYVQVDTGSDILWLNCNTCSNCPQSSGLGIELNFFDTASSSTAALVSCSDPVCSYAVQTATSQCSSEVNQCSYTFQYGDGSGTSGYYVYDAMYFDVSMGQTVFSNSSSTVVFGCSTYQSGDLARTEKAVDGIFGFGPGALSVISQLSSQGMAPKVFSHCLKGEGNGGGVLVLGEIMEPNIVYTPLVPLQPHYNLNLQSIAVNGQILPIDEDVFATSNNRGTIVDSGTTLAYLIQEAYDPFLNAITTAVSQFSKPIISKGNQCYLVPTSLGDIFPPVSLNFMGGASMVLKPEQYLIHYGFLDGAAMWCIGFQKVQKGFTILGDLVLKDKIFVYDLANQRIGWTDYDCSLAVNVSMATSKSKDAYINAGQMRVSSSHIGIRFELVLVSIVAFLLHIIVFMEPQFL comes from the exons atgcgTGTTCCCGTGTTGGTGGCTTTCGCCGCAATGGCGGTTACGGTTACGGTTGCATACGGTGGTTTTCCGGGAAATTATCTTCCTCTTGAACGGACCATCCCTCTTAACCACGAAGTTGAATTAACGGCTCTCAGAGCTCGCGATAGAGCTCGTCACGGTCGAATCTTGCAAGGTGTTGGTGGCATTGTCGACTTCTCAGTCCAAGGAACCTCCGATCCTTACTTAGTTGG GTTGTATTTTACTAAAGTGAAGATGGGATCTCCTGCTAAAGAATTTTATGTTCAAGTAGATACTGGAAGTGACATTTTGTGGCTTAATTGCAATACTTGCAGTAATTGCCCCCAATCTAGTGGCCTAGGG ATTGAGCTCAATTTCTTTGACACGGCTAGCTCGTCCACTGCTGCACTGGTTTCCTGCTCGGACCCAGTGTGTTCTTATGCAGTTCAAACTGCTACAAGTCAGTGCTCTTCTGAAGTTAATCAGTGCAGCTACACCTTTCAGTATGGGGATGGAAGTGGGACATCCGGTTATTATGTTTATGATGCCATGTATTTTGACGTGAGCATGGGACAGACTGTGTTTTCTAACTCTTCATCTACCGTCGTTTTTGG GTGTAGCACCTACCAATCCGGGGATTTGGCTCGGACAGAAAAGGCGGTTGATGGAATTTTTGGGTTTGGCCCTGGTGCTTTATCTGTTATATCACAATTATCATCACAAGGCATGGCACCCAAAGTGTTCTCTCATTGCTTAAAGGGAGAGGGCAATGGAGGAGGTGTACTGGTTCTTGGTGAAATTATGGAGCCAAATATTGTTTATACCCCACTTGTTCCATTACA GCCTCATTACAACTTAAATCTTCAAAGTATTGCTGTCAATGGACAAATTCTCCCAATTGATGAAGATGTATTTGCAACATCTAACAATCGAGGAACTATAGTTGATTCTGGTACTACATTAGCATACCTTATTCAAGAAGCTTATGATCCTTTTCTCAATGCT ATAACTACCGCTGTGTCACAGTTTTCCAAACCCATTATTTCCAAAGGAAACCAGTGTTATCTGGTCCCAACCAG CCTAGGTGATATATTTCCTCCAGTCAGTTTAAATTTCATGGGTGGAGCATCCATGGTTTTAAAACCAGAACAGTATCTTATACATTATGGTTTCCTG GATGGTGCTGCAATGTGGTGCATTGGTTTCCAAAAAGTGCAGAAGGGATTCACAATTTTAGGAG ATCTTGTTCTAAAAGATAAGATTTTTGTATACGACTTAGCTAATCAACGAATCGGGTGGACTGACTATGATT GTTCCTTGGCTGTAAATGTCTCGATGGCTACGAGCAAGAGTAAGGATGCATACATCAATGCAGGACAGATGCGTGTCAGCTCCTCCCACATTGGCATTCGCTTCGAGTTGGTACTTGTAAGCATTGTGGCTTTTCTTCTGCATATAATAGTTTTCATGGAGCCCCAGTTTTTGTAG
- the LOC101515086 gene encoding aspartic proteinase 36-like isoform X2: MRVPVLVAFAAMAVTVTVAYGGFPGNYLPLERTIPLNHEVELTALRARDRARHGRILQGVGGIVDFSVQGTSDPYLVGLYFTKVKMGSPAKEFYVQVDTGSDILWLNCNTCSNCPQSSGLGIELNFFDTASSSTAALVSCSDPVCSYAVQTATSQCSSEVNQCSYTFQYGDGSGTSGYYVYDAMYFDVSMGQTVFSNSSSTVVFGCSTYQSGDLARTEKAVDGIFGFGPGALSVISQLSSQGMAPKVFSHCLKGEGNGGGVLVLGEIMEPNIVYTPLVPLQPHYNLNLQSIAVNGQILPIDEDVFATSNNRGTIVDSGTTLAYLIQEAYDPFLNAITTAVSQFSKPIISKGNQCYLVPTSLGDIFPPVSLNFMGGASMVLKPEQYLIHYGFLDGAAMWCIGFQKVQKGFTILGGSLAVNVSMATSKSKDAYINAGQMRVSSSHIGIRFELVLVSIVAFLLHIIVFMEPQFL, encoded by the exons atgcgTGTTCCCGTGTTGGTGGCTTTCGCCGCAATGGCGGTTACGGTTACGGTTGCATACGGTGGTTTTCCGGGAAATTATCTTCCTCTTGAACGGACCATCCCTCTTAACCACGAAGTTGAATTAACGGCTCTCAGAGCTCGCGATAGAGCTCGTCACGGTCGAATCTTGCAAGGTGTTGGTGGCATTGTCGACTTCTCAGTCCAAGGAACCTCCGATCCTTACTTAGTTGG GTTGTATTTTACTAAAGTGAAGATGGGATCTCCTGCTAAAGAATTTTATGTTCAAGTAGATACTGGAAGTGACATTTTGTGGCTTAATTGCAATACTTGCAGTAATTGCCCCCAATCTAGTGGCCTAGGG ATTGAGCTCAATTTCTTTGACACGGCTAGCTCGTCCACTGCTGCACTGGTTTCCTGCTCGGACCCAGTGTGTTCTTATGCAGTTCAAACTGCTACAAGTCAGTGCTCTTCTGAAGTTAATCAGTGCAGCTACACCTTTCAGTATGGGGATGGAAGTGGGACATCCGGTTATTATGTTTATGATGCCATGTATTTTGACGTGAGCATGGGACAGACTGTGTTTTCTAACTCTTCATCTACCGTCGTTTTTGG GTGTAGCACCTACCAATCCGGGGATTTGGCTCGGACAGAAAAGGCGGTTGATGGAATTTTTGGGTTTGGCCCTGGTGCTTTATCTGTTATATCACAATTATCATCACAAGGCATGGCACCCAAAGTGTTCTCTCATTGCTTAAAGGGAGAGGGCAATGGAGGAGGTGTACTGGTTCTTGGTGAAATTATGGAGCCAAATATTGTTTATACCCCACTTGTTCCATTACA GCCTCATTACAACTTAAATCTTCAAAGTATTGCTGTCAATGGACAAATTCTCCCAATTGATGAAGATGTATTTGCAACATCTAACAATCGAGGAACTATAGTTGATTCTGGTACTACATTAGCATACCTTATTCAAGAAGCTTATGATCCTTTTCTCAATGCT ATAACTACCGCTGTGTCACAGTTTTCCAAACCCATTATTTCCAAAGGAAACCAGTGTTATCTGGTCCCAACCAG CCTAGGTGATATATTTCCTCCAGTCAGTTTAAATTTCATGGGTGGAGCATCCATGGTTTTAAAACCAGAACAGTATCTTATACATTATGGTTTCCTG GATGGTGCTGCAATGTGGTGCATTGGTTTCCAAAAAGTGCAGAAGGGATTCACAATTTTAGGAG GTTCCTTGGCTGTAAATGTCTCGATGGCTACGAGCAAGAGTAAGGATGCATACATCAATGCAGGACAGATGCGTGTCAGCTCCTCCCACATTGGCATTCGCTTCGAGTTGGTACTTGTAAGCATTGTGGCTTTTCTTCTGCATATAATAGTTTTCATGGAGCCCCAGTTTTTGTAG
- the LOC101515086 gene encoding aspartic proteinase 36-like isoform X3 yields MRVPVLVAFAAMAVTVTVAYGGFPGNYLPLERTIPLNHEVELTALRARDRARHGRILQGVGGIVDFSVQGTSDPYLVGLYFTKVKMGSPAKEFYVQVDTGSDILWLNCNTCSNCPQSSGLGIELNFFDTASSSTAALVSCSDPVCSYAVQTATSQCSSEVNQCSYTFQYGDGSGTSGYYVYDAMYFDVSMGQTVFSNSSSTVVFGCSTYQSGDLARTEKAVDGIFGFGPGALSVISQLSSQGMAPKVFSHCLKGEGNGGGVLVLGEIMEPNIVYTPLVPLQPHYNLNLQSIAVNGQILPIDEDVFATSNNRGTIVDSGTTLAYLIQEAYDPFLNAITTAVSQFSKPIISKGNQCYLVPTSLGDIFPPVSLNFMGGASMVLKPEQYLIHYGFLSNPLLCLL; encoded by the exons atgcgTGTTCCCGTGTTGGTGGCTTTCGCCGCAATGGCGGTTACGGTTACGGTTGCATACGGTGGTTTTCCGGGAAATTATCTTCCTCTTGAACGGACCATCCCTCTTAACCACGAAGTTGAATTAACGGCTCTCAGAGCTCGCGATAGAGCTCGTCACGGTCGAATCTTGCAAGGTGTTGGTGGCATTGTCGACTTCTCAGTCCAAGGAACCTCCGATCCTTACTTAGTTGG GTTGTATTTTACTAAAGTGAAGATGGGATCTCCTGCTAAAGAATTTTATGTTCAAGTAGATACTGGAAGTGACATTTTGTGGCTTAATTGCAATACTTGCAGTAATTGCCCCCAATCTAGTGGCCTAGGG ATTGAGCTCAATTTCTTTGACACGGCTAGCTCGTCCACTGCTGCACTGGTTTCCTGCTCGGACCCAGTGTGTTCTTATGCAGTTCAAACTGCTACAAGTCAGTGCTCTTCTGAAGTTAATCAGTGCAGCTACACCTTTCAGTATGGGGATGGAAGTGGGACATCCGGTTATTATGTTTATGATGCCATGTATTTTGACGTGAGCATGGGACAGACTGTGTTTTCTAACTCTTCATCTACCGTCGTTTTTGG GTGTAGCACCTACCAATCCGGGGATTTGGCTCGGACAGAAAAGGCGGTTGATGGAATTTTTGGGTTTGGCCCTGGTGCTTTATCTGTTATATCACAATTATCATCACAAGGCATGGCACCCAAAGTGTTCTCTCATTGCTTAAAGGGAGAGGGCAATGGAGGAGGTGTACTGGTTCTTGGTGAAATTATGGAGCCAAATATTGTTTATACCCCACTTGTTCCATTACA GCCTCATTACAACTTAAATCTTCAAAGTATTGCTGTCAATGGACAAATTCTCCCAATTGATGAAGATGTATTTGCAACATCTAACAATCGAGGAACTATAGTTGATTCTGGTACTACATTAGCATACCTTATTCAAGAAGCTTATGATCCTTTTCTCAATGCT ATAACTACCGCTGTGTCACAGTTTTCCAAACCCATTATTTCCAAAGGAAACCAGTGTTATCTGGTCCCAACCAG CCTAGGTGATATATTTCCTCCAGTCAGTTTAAATTTCATGGGTGGAGCATCCATGGTTTTAAAACCAGAACAGTATCTTATACATTATGGTTTCCTG TCCAATCCGCTACTTTGTCTTTTATAG
- the LOC101514439 gene encoding pistil-specific extensin-like protein, producing MAFTIVLMMIATLMCCTNNTVASAWDEPAEVIHVSGKVMCQDCSQGWNEWVNSHKPIKGAKVSLTCLDKRKRVVYYTSDTTDELGQYDMAVNNYIYGKELDTKECYVRLVSSPDNVCNILTDFGGGKSGFKLNNPTSVYRGLIKYVPNPFYYTTPMCDMPDTDTSYSDSKYSQGKGQGGY from the exons ATGGCATTTACAATAGTATTGATGATGATTGCAACACTAATGTGTTGCACCAATAACACGGTAGCCTCAGCTTGGGATGAACCAGCAGAAGTCATTCACGTGAGTGGAAAAGTGATGTGCCAGGATTGTAGCCAGGGCTGGAATGAATGGGTTAATAGTCATAAGCCAATCAAAG GAGCTAAGGTGTCCCTGACTTGTTTGGACAAGAGAAAGAGGGTTGTGTATTATACAAGTGATACAACAGATGAGTTAGGACAATACGACATGGCAGTGAACAACTATATCTACGGCAAAGAATTGGATACAAAAGAATGCTATGTGAGGTTAGTGTCATCTCCTGATAATGTTTGCAACATTCTCACTGATTTTGGTGGTGGAAAATCTGGCTTCAAGCTCAACAACCCAACATCAGTGTATCGCGGTTTGATCAAATATGTGCCTAACCCTTTTTATTATACAACTCCTATGTGTGATATGCCTGACACTGATACCTCTTATTCTGACTCCAAATATTCTCAAGGAAAGGGACAAGGAGGTTATTAG
- the LOC101514762 gene encoding protein PELOTA 1-like, giving the protein MKLLEKDFAPNQRGTVKIIAEEPDDVWLLYNLITIGDVVTAETTRKVHLESTKNTSSRVKLALHLKVTCRDFQKDSSTLRVHGRNLEPNQHVAAGSFHTLTLERNKPFHLEKKKWSPQAVETLAEVTDDSSFSSSDANLLVVVLQQHQAEIHLLGKQVTTRCSKIEASSSSHSHKKSSSSSSNMFFREVFVAFMKHVDFNIVKCVVIAGDSDSNTSISPTIFRRFLLSEAKRLKIKCIEENKSRIVVVGSRCNNDKGNCDFDLKEVLSDVTVMKLIKNNELGLEIRTFKELWDMICNNSDRVCYGARHVESAHEMNAIETLLISDDLYRNEDTEMRKKYVSLVKSVKESGGKALVYSSMHVSAPQLAQLTGVAAILRFPLPSLQDMDEDDDHAWI; this is encoded by the coding sequence aTGAAACTCTTGGAAAAAGATTTTGCTCCTAACCAAAGAGGAACTGTTAAAATAATTGCAGAAGAACCTGATGATGTATGGCTTCTTTACAATCTCATTACCATCGGCGACGTCGTTACCGCCGAAACCACACGCAAAGTCCACCTCGAATCAACCAAAAACACCTCGTCACGTGTCAAACTCGCCCTTCATCTCAAAGTCACGTGCCGCGACTTTCAAAAAGACTCTTCCACCCTCCGCGTACATGGCCGCAATCTCGAACCAAATCAACATGTTGCTGCCGGTTCTTTCCACACTTTAACCCTTGAAAGAAATAAACCTTTTCACCTTGAAAAGAAAAAGTGGAGTCCACAAGCTGTTGAAACCTTAGCCGAGGTTACCGATGAttcatcattttcttcttctgatGCCAATcttcttgttgttgttcttcAACAACACCAAGCAGAAATTCACTTGCTTGGAAAACAAGTCACTACTCGTTGTTCCAAAATCGAAGCCTCTTCCTCTTCACATTCTCATAAaaaatcatcttcttcctcttcaaaCATGTTTTTTCGTGAGGTTTTTGTTGCTTTCATGAAGCACGTGGATTTCAACATTGTGAAATGTGTGGTGATAGCAGGGGATAGCGACAGTAATACATCGATATCCCCTACTATCTTTCGTAGATTTCTTTTGTCAGAAGCGAAGAGGTTAAAGATAAAATGTATCGAAGAGAATAAATCACGTATTGTTGTGGTAGGGTCAAGATGCAACAACGACAAAGGTAATTGTGACTTTGACTTGAAGGAAGTTTTAAGTGATGTGACCGTGATGAAATTGATAAAGAACAACGAGTTAGGGTTAGAAATTAGGACATTTAAGGAGTTGTGGGATATGATATGCAACAATTCGGATCGTGTGTGTTATGGAGCAAGGCATGTGGAGAGTGCACATGAGATGAATGCGATTGAAACACTTTTGATAAGTGATGATCTTTATAGGAATGAAGACACTGAAATGAGGAAAAAATATGTGAGTTTGGTGAAATCGGTGAAAGAGAGTGGAGGAAAGGCTTTGGTGTATTCTTCTATGCATGTTTCGGCACCACAATTAGCTCAGCTAACTGGTGTTGCTGCCATTCTTAGGTTTCCATTGCCTAGTCTTCAAGATATGGATGAGGATGATGATCATGCATGGATATAA